A stretch of the Aegilops tauschii subsp. strangulata cultivar AL8/78 chromosome 4, Aet v6.0, whole genome shotgun sequence genome encodes the following:
- the LOC109774728 gene encoding pyruvate kinase, cytosolic isozyme-like, translated as MADLALGAGPEEIWRRRAKTKIVCTLGPASRSVEMCARLLRAGMCVARFNFSHGSHEYHQETLDNLHKAMDITGILCAVMLDTKGPEIRTGFLKDGKPVKLNQGQEITITTDYTIKGDETMISMSYKKLAVDVKPGSTILCADGTITLTALSCDPEKGLVRCRCENSALLGERKNVNLPGVIVDLPTLTDKDKVDILQWGVPNKIDMIALSFVRKGSDLQMVRSVLGEHAKSIILMSKVENQEGVANFDDILANSDAFMVARGDLGMEIPIEKIFFAQKVMIFKCNQQGKPVVTATQMLESMIKSPRPTRAEATDVANAVLDGTDCVMLSGETAAGAYPELAVQTMSSICLMAETYVDHGAVFKLITAAAPVPMSPLESLASSAVRTANVSKASLILVLTRGGTTARLVAKYRPAMPVLNCVVPELKTDNDFDWTCSDEAPARQSQIVRGLIPMLSAATAKASDTEATEEAVSFALDYAKKLGLCKSGDSVVAVHRLSASSLVRILTVD; from the exons ATGGCGGACCTGGCGCTCGGCGCGGGGCCGGAGGAGATTTGGCGGCGGCGCGCCAAGACCAAGATCGTCTGCACCCTCGGCCCGGCCTCGCGGTCCGTGGAGATGTGCGCGCGCCTCCTGCGCGCCGGCATGTGCGTCGCCAGGTTCAACTTCTCGCACGGATCCCACGAGTACCACCAGGAGACCCTCGACAACCTCCACAAGGCCATGGACATAACCGGCATCCTCTGCGCGGTCATGCTCGACACCAAG GGACCAGAAATTCGCACAGGCTTTCTGAAAGACGGCAAGCCTGTAAAGCTGAATCAGGGGCAAGAGATTACCATAACCACAGATTATACCATCAAGGGTGATGAGACCATGATTTCCATGAGCTACAAAAAGTTGGCTGTAGATGTGAAGCCTGGGAGCACTATACTATGTGCTGATGGCACCATCACACTCACAGCGCTTTCTTGTGATCCTGAGAAAGGTCTAGTTCGCTGCCGATGTGAGAACTCTGCTCTCCTAGGTGAGAGGAAGAATGTCAATCTTCCTGGCGTCATTGTAGATCTCCCAACACTTACAGATAAGGACAAGGTGGATATCCTACAGTGGGGAGTGCCAAACAAGATCGACATGATAGCACTCTCCTTTGTACGGAAAGGATCAGACCTTCAGATGGTCCGAAGTGTGCTCGGTGAGCATGCCAAGTCAATCATACTTATGTCCAAG GTTGAGAATCAAGAAGGTGTTGCTAATTTTGATGACATACTTGCAAATTCAGACGCCTTCATGGTTGCACGAGGAGATTTGGGTATGGAGATCCCTATTGAGAAGATTTTCTTTGCTCAGAAGGTTATGATCTTCAAATGCAATCAACAAGGAAAGCCTGTTGTCACTGCAACCCAGATGCTGGAGTCGATGATCAAGTCTCCCCGCCCTACACGGGCAGAAGCAACTGATGTCGCCAATGCTGTCCTAGACGGAACTGACTGTGTGATGCTTAGCGGTGAGACTGCAGCAGGGGCATATCCAGAGTTAGCAGTGCAGACAATGTCCAGCATCTGCTTAATGGCAGAGACCTATGTGGATCACGGTGCAGTCTTCAAGTTGATTACCGCAGCAGCACCAGTTCCTATGAGCCCACTTGAGAGTTTGGCATCGTCAGCTGTTCGGACGGCTAATGTCTCCAAGGCATCGCTTATCTTGGTCCTGACGAGGGGAGGTACGACTGCAAGGCTCGTCGCGAAGTACAGGCCAGCGATGCCAGTATTGAACTGCGTGGTTCCAGAGCTGAAGACCGACAATGATTTCGACTGGACTTGCAGCGACGAGGCTCCTGCAAGGCAGAGTCAAATTGTTAGGGGCCTGATCCCAATGTTGAGTGCCGCTACTGCAAAGGCTTCTGATACTGAGGCCACCGAGGAGGCCGTCAGTTTTGCCCTGGATTATGCCAAGAAGCTCGGCCTCTGCAAGTCGGGAGATTCAGTTGTTGCGGTGCATCGTCTCAGCGCATCATCCCTCGTCAGGATCTTGACAGTGGATTAG